The sequence ttgaggcattgtatggtaagaaatgccgatctccgttgttttgggatgatttgtccgagtcaccagatttgggaccggatatgcttagagatatggcagagcaggttaagatcattcagaccagaatgaagtcagctcaagatagacaggcgaagtatgcgaatgtcaggcgtagacctctgaattttgatcagggagaccgagtctttctgaagatttctccgttcagaggcaccgtcagattcggtaagagaggaaagttatctccgagattcatcgggccgtacgagattctcgagaagataggcgatcttgcctacagacttgcacttcctccgtctttatctggtattcacaacgtttttcacgtctctatgctgcgaaagtatcatccagatccttctcatgttcttcagcctgacgaagccgagttagacgagactctgagctattttgaacgaccgattcagatccttgatcggaaagagaagcaactcagaaccaagttgatttcattagtgaaagtacagtggagccatcacggagtcgaggaagtgacttgggagacagagtctgacatgagacagcgttttccagagttattcacttgacgtgagttcttcttactgtcttttgttctttattctatctcatgagttgtggttcttgttgatttcgaggacaaaatctcttcttagtggggagaattgtaacgccccgtttttatcttaaatgagtttatttgagttaatcagagattacaaagttctcgagccggtttgattttgatcagggtcctttttgcaaattttggaaatttcagggactaaaacgcaaatattgatttttatatattatctacacatttgtttgacttggaaatcatttcatcctcttccctaaatcgagctcctccattgaagacgccttcaagcttttccaagcttccagatttcctcccgagctcgatccgtccgttagaaattatttctgaaggcagattagtaatcactgcagtgagagctccgttataccgtaagtatttcttcgatcagatatgttttgtttttcggaggttgttagaatcgatctagattctagtatgttgttcttggcggagttctgatcgtttattatctgtcggttttgaaatagagcgacgttcggaattgttatgatttttggaagctattttcgaaaatcatgattttgagatttgttgggtttgtcttgttgttgttgaattagcattgaattgggttgatatcgctattgaactgctgtctgcgttgtcggtttgttcagtttatagccgttatgccgtcggtttgagttttggggatttggAACCGTTTTTGAtttgttggaacttggcttaagttgatcttggttattgatcattcctttgtctccgtacagattcgtttggaggtatcaagcccagagttagcagctgtttgatcgtttccgagatttgaacaaagaacggtatagagaatttccttgaaccgttgccttgttgttgttagattgtatagttgttgatacagtctcatttgtagcgtatccagagttggaagctactgcattgaaaggtaaaagcagtcatcgtagcgggatagcatactcgggactgtggttctcgagtttcccctttgaaatcacatacttgcatttacacttgttctagcatgaggaacttgtgtcttgtttgattgtattggcttttgttaaatggcttatgtgttatgtttttgttatgcattcatcttgagacaatcttgttttcagcgggcagaaccgccctttttgtttagacgtttgggaactatgattgagtggcctaggtcgtagtcgtttcgcctagtgctagcatactcattatagttgctcaaagtatagaggagtgagatacgtggcaccacctcgattgggagagtcggtgagttgttatgtgatcttatcctcgggatcccaaaagcacagcagcaatccctcgtttatcagattgatatcccggtttaaaagacatgcattcattatgttgttattaatttaattgttgtattgaaagcatgttgattgttgtattaattgttatgttgcttttactgggaatttcgttctcaccggttatccggctgttgctttgttttgtatgtgtacttggcaacaggtggggcaggatcaagtcagaagaggcatggttagctccgagagaaagttgtagcagtgagacttggtttagaagtcgtgtcagcatgtctacctagtgttgttagaacatgtttagataacgaacttcattattatgttgtattgtcatgcaagcttttccgtgttgttatcgtggcatgttctaatttggagtagttgttaaactctagaacttcatgtattaatcggaggaactgcatttataatgtatgtgttgatttggattacattggaatagttttagatggaaTTGCAAAACAtgttttctgctgttctgtttctgctgtagggggcgcccgagctgcaatttttagcagcccgagcgcaccccactaTGAGAACTCAatagcgcctctgtccagggcgcgctcgagcggcggtttttggccgcccgagcgcggccctctttaaaaaaaaaaaaaaaaaaattttcctttgctttgcttttagttcttagatcctGGATGCTTAATTTTggttactccttaattagatgtttagaaccgaggtctcacaattttAGAGGGAGAGATCACAAGAGAAGAAAAATAACCAGCTGCAATCAAGAGTAATCTAACTCGAGATCTCAACTCCTTTTAAACAGCTTAACTGTCCAAGCAACTAACTTAATGACCAATCAAGGCCATTGGATCAATCTTAATCGAAAGATAAATCTCAACCGTTGATTAGCCAAATAATTCAAGTCAACTCTAGTCTTCACAAATCTCCACCTTTGGCTGAATCTGCATAATGAATCTAGCTGAGATCCCATGAGCAAGAAGTTACATTACTCAATCATGTTGAGCATACTCAAAGAATGATCGAGTTTGCTCACTGTCAATACCTTTGTTAATATATCAGCAGGGTTGATCTTAGTGTCTATCTTCTGAACTTTAACCAAGCCCTTAGATATGATGTCTCTCACAAAATGCAATCTAACATCTATGTGTTTTGTCCTTTCATGAAAAACCGAATTCTTGGACAAATGAATTGCACTTTATGAGTCACAAAAGATGGTGACATCCTTCTATACTAATCCCATTTCAGTAACAAAACCAGTGATCCAAATGCCCTCTTTCACAGCTTCAGTTAGGCTAATGTactctgcttcagtggtggataaTGCAACCACACTTTGCAAGTTCGATTTCCAGCTCACCACATTTCCTCCAATAATAAACACATACCCTGAAATTGATCTCCTTTTGTCTAGATCAGCTGCGTAGTCTGAGTCACAATAACCAGTGACTTCACATGTGTTTGAGGTGGATTTTGAGTACTTTAGCTTCAACTTCTTAGTTCCTTTCAAATATCTCAGTAGCCATTGTACTGCCCTCCAGTGTTCTCTACTTGGTTTACCCATGAATCTGCTTACAAGTCCCACACCATAAGTAATGTCTGGTCGAGTTGAAACCATCATGTACATGATGCTTCCTACTGCATTTGAGTATGGAACGTTCTTCATATGAATAACCTCTAAATCCTCTTGATCTCCATGTACAACTTTCAATTTAAAATGAGCACCAATGGGTGTGCTAACTGATTTTGTTTCTGCCATTTTGAAGAGATTCAGAACTTTATCAATGTACTTTTCTTGTGACAAAGTCAAAGTTCTCTACTTTCTATCCCTTCTTATCTCAACTCCTAGGATTTGTTTAGCTGCTCcaagatctttcatctcaaactcaGTATTAAGATGATACTTCAGCTCCTGAATTTTCTTAAGATCTTTACATGCTATAACCATGTCATCGACATAGATCAATAGGTAGATGTAGGATTGATCAAGAAGCTTCTTGTAGTACACGCAACTGTCATACTTTGATCTAACATACCCTTGCTGTATCATAAAGTCATCAAAACGCTTATACCACTTCCTAGGTGACTGTTTCAAGCCATAAAGAGATTTTTTCAGCGGACACATTTTCCAGCCTGTGGATCTCTCTCAAAGCCCTTTGGTTGAGTCATCAAGATCTCTTCTTCTAGATTTCCATGTAAGAAAGCTGTTTTGACATCCAATTGCTCAAGTTCTAAGTATTGTATAGCTGTGATTGCCAATAGGATTCTGATAGAAGAGTGTTTTACTACAGGAGAAAACACTTCATGATAGTCAATTCCTTCTACCTGTGAGAATCCCTTAGCGACCAATCTTTCCTTGTATCTCGGTCCTTTAACTCTTGGAATTCCAGATTTCTTCTTAAGTATCCATTTACAGCCTATCACTCTTTCATCCTTTTGCTTATTCACCAATACCCAAGTGTTGTTCTTGATTAATGACTGGAATTCATCTTTCATTGCTCTCAACCACTTAGCACTGTCCTTGCTTCTCATAGCCTCTTCATAATTTTATGGTTCTTCTAGGTCCATCAAGTCTGCCACATTGAGAGCAAAAACAGTAAATTCAGATGATgcaaatcttgatggcaatctGATCTCTCTTCTAACCATATCTCTTGCAAGAACATAATCTTCAAGATGCTAATCCTTACTTAGATCATCACTTTGATAATCTCTGTTTACATCCAATATGTCAGTATCTTGATGAGATGTTTGAGTTCCAGAGTGTTTAATATCATAGAAGTCTTCAGACAAATTCTGATCAGCTCCACCTTCTTCCTTATTCTCATTGCTGCAGGTTTGAGGCTGTTCCCTGTCACTTAAATTCTGCTCAGCTTGTTTAGAGCTGGCTGATTCTAGCACATGtgatttagttttataaaactcagattcatTAAAAACCACATCTCTACTTATAACACATTTAAGGTCATCTAAAAGCCAGACCTTGTAGCCTTTTATACGAGTTGGATATCCAAGAAAAATTCCTTTCTTTGCTCTAGGATTTAGTTTTCCTTGGTTAACATGAATGTAAACAACACAACCAAAAGTTCTTAGATGTTTATAATTCGGTTTTAAGTTAGACCACTTAAATTCTGGTACCATGAACTCAATAGCAGAAGAAGGTGATATATTGATCAGGTAGCAGGCAGTAGAGGCTGCCTCTGCCCAAAACTTTGGAGGTAGGCCACTCTCACATAGCATGCATCTAACTTTATTCATGATAGTTCTATTCATGCGTTCTGCAACTCCGTTTTGTTGTGGTGTGTACGTGCAAGTCCTATGTCTAGCAATACCATGCTTAACACAATACTCATCAAACTCACGGTTGCAAAACTCCAATCCATTGTCTGTTCTTAATGTCTTAATTTTCTTTCCAGATTTGTTCTCAACTAAGGTTTTCCAATCTATAAACTTATCAAAAGCTTGATCCTTAGATTTCAGAAAATATTGCCAAACTTTTCTAGAATAGTCATCAATCAAAGAATGAAAATATTGGCATTTTGATAAGGATTGAGGTGCCTGAGGAGATCCCCAGAGGTCTGCATGTATATATTCCAGTGATGACATTGTCTTGTGAGTTGCAGTACTGAAACTTAACCTATGAGTCTTGCCAAGAACACAGTTTTCACAGAAATCCAAATCTCTGATTTGTTTGCTGTCCAGCAGGCCTTGTTTACATAGTTCTTGAAGACCCTTTAGGCTCATATGACCAAGCCTCTGATGCCATAATATTGTACCATTCCCTTTTGATATAGACACATTGATTTCTGAGGATAGGGTGTTTTCTTGGAGTACACAGAGGCCTTGTTTTAGGATTGCCTTCATAACAACCAGTAAGCCTTTTACCACTTTAAGAATGTCTCCTTGAGCTTTGTAGCTCAGCCCCTTCTGATCCAAAGTACCTAAAGAGATCAAGTTCCTCTTTAGATCAGGGATATACCTGACATCAGATAAGATCTTCACAGATCCATCCCACATTTTTATCTTGATTGATCTAGTACCATGAATCTTACATGATTCATTGTTTCCTAGCAACACATGACCTGTATTTACTTCTTCAAAGTCTGAAAACCAATCCCTCCTAGGAGACATATGATAGGTACATCCAGAATATAGAATCCATTCTTCTTTTGGATGATCCAACGAAATAGTTAGGACCTCACCCTCTTCATATTCTTCCAGCACATTTGCAGCATCAGTAGCATTGAATTGATCATGTCCTTGATTCACTTTTCTTTGAGGGCAGAATCTTCTTATATGGCCTTCCTTCTTGCAAGACCAGCAAGTCCTCTTTGGTCTTGATTTAGACCTTGATCTAGATTTCCCTCTATCTGTCGACCCTTTTCTTTCAAGAGATCTCCCTCTTCATTTAACCCTTCACCAGAAGGCCTTTGAAGCTTTCCACTAGCTTTCAAATCCAATTCCTTAGAATATGCAGCCCCTGTGACTTCTTCAAGAGTAAGAGTTTCCCTGCCATACTTCAAGGTATCCCTTAACTGATCATAAGCCTTAGGCAGGGAATTAAGAAGAAAGATAGCTTGGTCCTCTTCATCTATCTCTACCTCCATATTCTCAAGATCCGATAGCAACTTAGTGAATTCATCAATGTTCTCATCAATGGACTTATTTTCATCCATTTTGTAGCTATAAAATTTCTGTTTCAGATATATACAATTAGGAAGTTCCTTTGTCATATATAGCTGTTCCAACTTTAGCCACATATCAGCAGCTGTCTTTTCTCTTACAACTTTTCTGAGAATTTGGTCACTCAAGCTCAGAACAATCATGTTTCTTGCTTTCTTCAATACTTCAGGCTTGTTCTCTATAGTGCTCGGTAGTTTAGACTCACCTTGCAATGCCTCATTTAATCCAAGATTCCCAAGACGAGCAATCATCTTCTCTCGCCACAGATTAAAATCGTTCTTTCCATCAAACTTCTCCACCTCGAATCTCGAAGTAGACTTTGCTAAAGAAAGCCCCTGGCCAGTAGACATCCTTCTCAAGAAATCCTTAAAGAGAGccgagacagagatttccaatGAATGAGAAGATTTGAAACAGCAAGATCAAACCCATGAGCCCAAGATTTAAAAccttaggctctgataccacttgtagaAACTCAAACGCAAGAAAACACAAGTTCCTTCGGAAGCAGTCAAGAAAAAATgcagaaaataaataagaacACAAAGACTTTACTTGGTTCGGATTATCAACCaatcctacatccaaggttcTGAGATTCGCCCATATGAATTCACTACGAAtcaatcaatattcaatcattACAATCCCCTTGCAATCACAACACATGAATAATCAAGAAAGACAGAAAATGAAACTCAACACTACAGTAGAATCAAGTCGTAATGTTCATAGCTAATCACTAAGTTAACTTCAACGATGATTCTTGAATCAAGGCGAGTTGTTTCTGTTTTCTGGGGATACGATTTTAGAGGGAGAGATCACAAGAGAAGAAAAATAACCAGCTGCAATCAAGAGTAATCTAACTCCAGATCTCAATTCATTATAAACAGCTTAACTGTCCAAGCAACTAACTTAATGACCAATCAAGGCCATTGGATCAATCTTAATCGAAAGATAAATCTCAGCCGTTGATTAGCCAAATAATTCAAGTCAACTCTAGTATTCACAGTGACGAAAACTTGCGTCAATGTGCAAAGAGAACGAGGTTGATGGGCAACACTGATGTCAGAGTCTCAATTCATCTGGTTCCCGACCTCGCTGTTTCGGTCGAAAACTCTTAAGTTCAAGTTCTCTGGCTCATCCTGCTACTTCAATGAGCTTGTTGTTCAAAGCACCATTTTTGGCCAGATCACAATGAAgcctgaccggctaaatcgatgtgattaaaaatcaactggtaagcgcaccaggtcaaattgTAATATAGTGGactaaggtccagatgtcgaacccacatggaCTGTAAAAAtctgaataccaaaatatatttatttctacttaatctagactaatgaataaagatgattcagattttaaaataaaaataaaaaatgcaattaaaatttaattaaataaaacgcagctggaaaatttagatttaaatcaaatttgggaaaagctcgatcaaggacacacgtaggtaccagacaattcaagTAACAAGCActcgatctaagatatcagacttaatcttcaTTCACgaaaattttcctaatttgttcgaaggactatttctagaacaatcaaacctattcgaATATTGATGAACCAAtctttcttaattctaatcaaattcaaatgcatgactaactgtgaaaattcagtaaacacctaaaccgcataatgaaaccgaattctatttctagtcagttttacactatgttgattattgaagtgatcaaaatcgaaacctcctctatcGAAttagaatcaattaacatgcaagcaaataactggccaggaaattcacaagacaaatataaattcaataaacaataaattcaaatcaagtctgaaaatctcaaataaacaaatgagttttatacataaattgtctggcccaatcacgtggccttgatcgaaaaagaaaaactactcaaagttcGACATAATTTAAGAACAGAAGTTTTTAATTCTAAACAtcaatccaaaataaaataaaaagaagaagaagagttgAGATGGTGATGATAGCCGCCTCTTGCCTTCCAATAAGTTGTgtaacccttattctgatgaTGCAATTGGTATTTATATGTCCAAGGGTTTTCAAAAGATAATATCCTTCTCGAGCAAGAatttcctttttaaaaaaatctgcaCGCGtcgcttgctcgagcgagataGGGTGCTCTCTCGAGCGAGCAATCTTCTGCCCGGAAGGTAAAATTCAAcatctcgctcgctcgagcgagcgaccTTCTGTCTCGAAATATTTTGTGTCCCGtctagctcgctcgagcgggcattgcctctcgctcgagcgagcactccTCTGGAAAAAACTTACAATCTCGAGCGAGAATACcccttcgctcgagcgagtgatgctctgtcaaaaaatcaaaatattgccAAGTTTTCCTACAAAACAGACTCGGAAGAATATTATGCAAATAAATGaattaaacatgctaaaactaaataaaacaacaacaaaaacatatgaatgcatgcaaaactaaCACCAAAAATATACATATGAAACACAGTTAAAAAGCCTATCTAAGTAaagtaaatttttatttataatttttataagcGTGATTGGAAAATagcattattattatatatataaaaaattagcattaagttatgaattttagtTTTTATGACAATATTTGACTGCAATCTTGGGGATTATTAGTGTtcttttagatttttttattatgatttattctTCACTTTACGCCAACTTTCATCTGATTACATAAATATAAAATGTTTTCCCTAGTGCaacaaattaatttataaattgtATTAAgggaaaattattttaaactccccactaccaaacttctctttaacttaactccttacccaccattttatttatttttactccctagtggtccccatatttgaattaaaatataattaaaactaatcctttgtacgtggctttgttatacctatcgaaccagttccggccatgcaagactattagttacgcaaggtttccagccgatatactccagattagggtccaacatgcttctgtaagataaattaaatttaaataactctttgaccataatgtcgtcgggtcatacctgccgagttttacgaagtgctcctcacactccaaccatgcagtcgcaacagatggtttctgcacaagctccttcaacgacacccaacacagccttaattcgttttctaccttaaggcgtatggtatataaatttaattataaaatatgaacatgaaagaacaagagatttaggaaatttattcaaacataatattattacataaatcaactcctttgaagaggagaagacaacttatttagctactcatagtagcgttgttcttgaaatacataagaaaacttaatacaatagaaagagaaatattacaataatttatttgtaagaaaactgaaggaaatgatcgatgtcttcagcttccttgaacgcttgtatttatagctgaggttccactcgtttcaccgagaaacttcagggaatcttacagctgtcttgtatttatttatatcattattgatgacatcttttactagtagaGGATGCAGCTGTCTTgtattctttatgccattattgatgacatcttttactagtggaggaatcacatgcctgccactttcttttgactttattct comes from Henckelia pumila isolate YLH828 chromosome 4, ASM3356847v2, whole genome shotgun sequence and encodes:
- the LOC140861139 gene encoding secreted RxLR effector protein 161-like, whose protein sequence is MAETKSVSTPIGAHFKLKVVHGDQEDLEVIHMKNVPYSNAVGSIMYMMVSTRPDITYGVGLVSRFMGKPSREHWRAVQWLLRYLKGTKKLKLKYSKSTSNTCEVTGYCDSDYAADLDKRRSISGYVFIIGGNVVSWKSNLQSVVALSTTEAEYISLTEAVKEGIWITGFVTEMGLV